The DNA region CGAGCCGGAGGTCAGGAGCGCCCATTTGCCGCGCGCCACCTCGTTCCACGGCGTGTGGCGATGCTCTCCCCACACCATATCCATATGAATTTCATCGCTAATTACCGCCACGTCATAGCGTTCACACAGCTCAGCCATCTGCGTCAGCTCATTCCGCGTCCAGACCTTGCCGGTCGGATTCTGCGGGCTGCACAGCAAGAGAATTTTGTTTTCCGGTTTCGCCAGCGCAGCTTCAAGCGCGGCCATATTACCCAGCCAGCCTGCGGCATGCTTTTCCATCTCCAAGGGCACCACGTGACGGGCATTCCCTTCAATGGCGTTGTAAAAGGCATCGTACGCCGGGGTGTGAACCACCACGCCGTCGCCGGGGTTCGACCATAGTCGAATCAATTCAGAGACCATATAAATGACGGAAGGGCCATAAACCACAGCGTCAGTCTCAATCTGACTGTGAAAGCGCTGCCGGAACCAGTGCGCGACGGCGGCGAGAAATTCATCGTTTTTCCAGCGGCTGTAGCCAAATACGCCGTGATGAATGCGCTGGTGCAGCGCGTCGGTAATGCAGGGGGCGGTGGCGAAATCCATATCCGAGATGGTGAAGGGCAGCAGATCGGCCGCACCGAAGCGGTCGGCCACGTAGTCCCACTGCGTACACCAGGTGCCGTGTCGATCCACGACGGTTGAGAAATCAAACATGCTTTAATCCTTAACGTAAAACCCCCTCATGCTGAGGGGGTTGAGGCATCAGGCTTCGACCGTTCGCATCAGGGTGGCCAGCTCGTCCTTCACCGACTGGACCTGCGGGCCGATAACCACCTGCAAATTATGCTGATTTAACTGTACCACGCCGATTGCCCGGTTGGCTTTCAGGGCGTTGGTGTCCACTTTTGACATATCCGCCACCGACAGACGCAGACGGGTAATGCAGTTATCGAGAGAGGTAATGTTATCCGCACCGCCCAGCGCCGCGAGAATCGCTGGCGTGTTATAGCCGGATTTGCCGACGGTGCCTGCGACAGCCTGCTCGACGCTGGAGGCTGTTTCAACATCACGACCCGGCGTTTTCAGGTTGAAGCGGGTAATCGCGAAGCGGAAGATGCCGTAGTACACCGCAAACCAGATGGCCGCCACGACCGGCACCAGATACCACTTGGTGGACAATCCGTGCAGGATCCCGAACACCACGAAGTCAATCACGTTGCCGTCGGTGTTCACTGAAGTGTAATGGGTATAATTGATATTTGCCGATGTACACTGTGAACAATCAGGTTACTGCAATGTTGAAAATTACAGCTCCCACTCAACTGTGTATGCCGGAAGGAAGCCAAAGACAAGATTGTAAATCCCTTTGAATTTCTCCGTTGTTACCAACACCCCACACAATCATCATCCCTCTTTTATCAAGGCATGATTTCCGTTGCCCCCTTTCACTCCTTCTGATATGATAATGAGTTATTATAAATATTTCCGTAAACTTTGTTCCGTAGTATTTCTCTCCTCGAAAACATCCCCAACGTCAGATGCAAGGCGGCTTTGCGCTATCGCAAATGCCATCGTTTTACCGTGGTTTTAGGTAGTAACTATGTAGGGGGTGTGATCTCTTTCTGAGTACAAAAAGGTTAATTTAACAATGATGCAACAATCACAAACCCTATTCGAATCGTCGGTTTTATCGGCAACAAGTTTTCGTACCGTCTACCATGAACACGGACGTTACAAAACAATTAATGGCAACTCCTTTGTTCATGATGGTCATGCATACCGGATTAACACAAGAATCGGCTCTGGTGTTCGTCATGACATACTTATTTCAACAATCAACGAACTGAACGCAATCCTGAAGCTCTACAGTCGAGTGTTCCTTACCCGTTTTGATCTCCACCTCCCTGAGTTCACTTCTGTTGAAGCAGGTAACAAATACATACGCAACTTGTTCAAACGATTACGTGACCGCCTAGGGTCTGGGAATAACGGTTTATCGGAACCTATTATCGATTTTGCTTACGGTTGGGTTTGCGAACAGGAAAAGGCTTCACAACCCCATTACCATTGCTGGATTGCACTTCCACATCGTTCGGTAAGATGGTTTGGAACGCCAGAAAGAGGGATCGCTGGTATTATTACGGAAATCTGGATGAAACTGACAGGTGGTAAAGCAACGCTGGTAAACTTGGCTAAAGCCACTAAAGACTATCCCGATCACTACGTCATTCATCGTGAACATCCTTCATCACTCGAAGGTCCGGTATTCTGGCTTTCTTACCTGGCAAAAGAACGCGGTAAAGCGCAAACAGGGAAGGGAACGCGCATGTACTCAACATCAAAATTGAGTAGCAAAGTACTGAATTCGTAAATATCGCACAGGAAGCCCGTAGCGCGTTTTTCTTTCCAAGGTATGCAATCGCATTACCCATATCATGAAAATCGCTTACAGCCTCGCTCAGAGCGTTTTAAGGCATGATTTGTTCCTGGTTAACTTTATGCTTCGGTCAGATGCATGATAGTTCAACTATAGTTGCTATGCTGATACATTCATACATTACTTCAAAATTCCGAGCGCAGCGAGGGACACGAACGTAGTGAGTGTCTGTGTACTATGTACTGTTTATAATATTTATATTTTATATATAGAAAAAACAGTACATTTCCGTATGTTTTTTAATCAACGCTAACTATCCGTCTTCGCTTCGCTTGACGGAACTCGCTTCGCTCGCGGTCTTGTTTTTGGGTTGTTGGAACGTGCCCGTCATTCTTGATGCATGTTCCAGTTCCCTTTAATCGTAGGAAGACTTAATCCCACTTTTTGCTTGGCTGAGACCTCTTCATATTGGCTTCCAGAAGTCGCTTACGAATATCTGTTGCAACCGCCTAACTTTTACCTACCTTCCTTGCTCGGTCAAGACCTTCTTTAGTTCTCTATGCAATGTGTAGTCTATTGATATAATTAGTATTTTATTCGAGATTATGTAATTGTGTGAAAAAGGATGAAAAACACACTTTTTGTATTAGCATTAGCCTCCGTTGACCTGCTCCCCGTTGATTAGTACACCCCGATGTTAGTAATGTCTTCATAAGCCACATGAGGACATCCCCATGAAGAAGCGTTTTTCCGACGAACAGATCATCAGTATTCTCCGCGAAGCCGAAGCTGGGGTACCCGCCCGTGAACTCTGCCGCAAGCATGCCATTTCCGATGCCACGTTTTACACCTGGCGTAAGAAGTATGGCGGTATGGAGGTGCCTGAAGTTAAGCGCCTGAAGTCGCTTGAGGAAGAGAACACCAGACTCAAGAAGCTGCTTGCCGAAGCCATGCTGGATAAAGAGGCGCTTCAGGTGGCTCTTGGGCGAAAGTACTGACGACAGACCAGAAGCGGGAAGCCGTGATGTTGATGTGTGATGCGACCGGTCTGTCGCAACGTCGTGCCTGCAGGCTTACAGGTTTATCCCTGTCGACCTGCCGCTATGAGGCTCACCGTCCGGCTGCTGATGCGCATTTATCAGGGCGCATCACTGAGCTGGCACTGGAGCGCAGGCGTTTTGGCTACCGTCGTATTTGGCAGTTGCTGCGCCGTGAAGGGCTTCATGTTAATCATAAGCGCGTGTACCGGCTTTATCACCTCAGTGGCCTGGGCGTAAAACGCAGAAGACGTCGTAAAGGGCTGGCAACAGAACGTCTGCCGCTGCTCCGTCCGGCGGCGCCCAATCTGACCTGGTCGATGGATTTCGTCATGGACGCACTTTCCACCGGTCGCAGGATCAAGTGTCTTACCTGCGTCGATGATTTCACAAAGGAATGCCTGACGGTCACTGTTGCCTTTGGGATTTCAGGCGTTCAGGTCACGCGTATTCTGGACAGCATTGCACTGTTTCGAGGCTATCCGGCGACGATAAGAACTGACCAGGGGCCGGAGTTCACTTGCCGTGCACTGGATCAATGGGCCTTTGAGCATGGTGTTGAGTTGCGCTTAATCCAGCCGGGCAAGCCAACGCAGAACGGATTTATTGAGAGCTTTAACGGACGATTTCGCGATGAATGTTTGAATGAGCACTGGTTCAGCGATATCGTTCATGCCAGGAAAATTATTAATGACTGGCGGCAGGATTATAACGAATGCCGCCCGCACTCCACGCTGAATTATCAGACACCGTCTGAATTTGCAGCGGGCTGGAGAAAGGGTCATTCTGAGAATGAAGATTCCGACGTTACTAACTGAGTGTTGTATCTAATCGTGGGGGCAGGTCAGGGCAGCAAATACTGTTATCAAGTCCGTTTTTAACACAAAAGCTCTTTCTTGATTCGGTAAAAGGTGGCGCGGCTGATACCTGCCGCTTTCATGATGTGGGCTGGTTTAACATTCTGCGCCAGCATTTCGCGAACAGTTTCACGGGCTTCCATATCTTTTTCTTTCCCCGTATACAAACCTGCCAGTTTTGCTCTCTCGATCCCCTGTGCCTG from Enterobacter chengduensis includes:
- a CDS encoding YagK/YfjJ domain-containing protein; the encoded protein is MMQQSQTLFESSVLSATSFRTVYHEHGRYKTINGNSFVHDGHAYRINTRIGSGVRHDILISTINELNAILKLYSRVFLTRFDLHLPEFTSVEAGNKYIRNLFKRLRDRLGSGNNGLSEPIIDFAYGWVCEQEKASQPHYHCWIALPHRSVRWFGTPERGIAGIITEIWMKLTGGKATLVNLAKATKDYPDHYVIHREHPSSLEGPVFWLSYLAKERGKAQTGKGTRMYSTSKLSSKVLNS
- a CDS encoding IS3-like element ISSen4 family transposase (programmed frameshift), producing the protein MKKRFSDEQIISILREAEAGVPARELCRKHAISDATFYTWRKKYGGMEVPEVKRLKSLEEENTRLKKLLAEAMLDKEALQVALGRKLLTTDQKREAVMLMCDATGLSQRRACRLTGLSLSTCRYEAHRPAADAHLSGRITELALERRRFGYRRIWQLLRREGLHVNHKRVYRLYHLSGLGVKRRRRRKGLATERLPLLRPAAPNLTWSMDFVMDALSTGRRIKCLTCVDDFTKECLTVTVAFGISGVQVTRILDSIALFRGYPATIRTDQGPEFTCRALDQWAFEHGVELRLIQPGKPTQNGFIESFNGRFRDECLNEHWFSDIVHARKIINDWRQDYNECRPHSTLNYQTPSEFAAGWRKGHSENEDSDVTN
- a CDS encoding MalY/PatB family protein, which encodes MFDFSTVVDRHGTWCTQWDYVADRFGAADLLPFTISDMDFATAPCITDALHQRIHHGVFGYSRWKNDEFLAAVAHWFRQRFHSQIETDAVVYGPSVIYMVSELIRLWSNPGDGVVVHTPAYDAFYNAIEGNARHVVPLEMEKHAAGWLGNMAALEAALAKPENKILLLCSPQNPTGKVWTRNELTQMAELCERYDVAVISDEIHMDMVWGEHRHTPWNEVARGKWALLTSGSKSFNIPALTGAYGLIGDDASRNSYLSALKGRDGLSSPSVLALTAHIAAYQQGAPWLDALRSYLDANLHYIAQELNSAFPKLNWQPPEATYLAWIDLRPLNIDDRALQNVLIEQQKVAIMPGYTYGREGNGFVRLNAGCPRSKLEQGVQRLIAGINSLL